One genomic segment of Dysosmobacter sp. Marseille-Q4140 includes these proteins:
- a CDS encoding helix-turn-helix transcriptional regulator encodes MDTNKTGAYLAMLRKAKGLTQEAAAEILGVSNKTVSKWETGGGLPEITVLPALAELYGVTADDILAGQTLRQESPPETAALKRRLMSRLRLRFDVCFAVSLALAVTARLGIPYVSLAALPLSVAMGWIGFVLAAHPVRYGGVEAEGAFWLNLLRKLLLSAALQWYAFVCLLRLGTPDWESVDLGTLTVPYTHDQWKPVIFCAGLLVLIAGFTLAGRRLAGPERGLLGPRLNRGQKALLFAAGVWLAAFWALWVWADGKFDAAIAPWIQRFGEDVMQDARFDEWWPQMKAQRDGEVLPWLRLRRAVLAAGGLTGLGLLAGGVKSILSRRKRARSTGGDDGEAGRPA; translated from the coding sequence ATGGACACCAACAAGACCGGGGCGTATCTCGCCATGCTGCGAAAGGCCAAGGGGCTGACCCAGGAGGCCGCGGCGGAGATCCTGGGCGTTTCCAACAAGACCGTCAGCAAGTGGGAGACCGGGGGAGGGCTCCCGGAGATCACGGTACTGCCGGCCCTGGCGGAGCTGTACGGCGTCACCGCCGACGACATTCTGGCGGGCCAGACCCTGCGGCAGGAGAGCCCGCCGGAGACGGCGGCGCTGAAGCGGCGGCTCATGTCCCGGCTGCGGCTGCGGTTCGACGTGTGTTTTGCCGTATCCCTGGCCCTGGCGGTGACGGCGCGGCTGGGCATTCCCTATGTGAGCCTGGCGGCGCTGCCCCTGTCGGTGGCTATGGGGTGGATCGGCTTCGTGCTGGCGGCCCACCCGGTGCGGTACGGCGGCGTGGAGGCAGAGGGCGCCTTCTGGCTGAACCTGCTGCGCAAGCTCCTGCTCTCCGCCGCCCTCCAGTGGTACGCCTTCGTGTGCCTGCTGCGGCTGGGGACGCCGGACTGGGAGAGCGTGGACCTGGGGACCTTGACAGTCCCCTATACCCACGACCAGTGGAAGCCCGTGATCTTCTGCGCAGGGCTGCTGGTGCTGATCGCGGGTTTCACCCTGGCAGGGCGGCGCCTGGCGGGGCCGGAGCGGGGGCTTTTGGGACCGCGCCTGAATCGGGGGCAGAAGGCCCTGCTCTTTGCCGCCGGAGTGTGGCTGGCGGCGTTCTGGGCGCTGTGGGTCTGGGCGGACGGGAAGTTTGACGCCGCCATCGCCCCCTGGATCCAGCGGTTCGGAGAGGACGTGATGCAGGACGCCCGGTTTGACGAGTGGTGGCCCCAGATGAAGGCTCAGCGGGACGGAGAGGTGCTGCCCTGGCTGCGGCTCCGGCGGGCGGTGCTGGCGGCAGGGGGCCTCACGGGGCTGGGACTGCTGGCCGGCGGCGTGAAAAGCATCCTCTCCCGACGGAAGCGGGCACGCTCCACCGGCGGGGACGACGGAGAAGCCGGCCGCCCGGCTTGA
- a CDS encoding DUF1275 domain-containing protein produces MLHLRKRDGTDYPESQRWWIFTILMFVGGYFGAFTYTIRGGVFCNAQTANFVLFAMAAGDAHWGKALYYLIPMSAYFLGAFLSEAARTSDRWRLPTQWETVLVAVEMAAVFVLGLLPETAPFQISQVAINFICSMQYNTFRAAEGVPMATTFCTNHLRQTGIACCMALRTRERQYVRRSLCHLGMLAVFVLGGVLSTVLCRRIQGKAIWVALIPLAWVLADLLWADLKTESGAPGAL; encoded by the coding sequence ATGCTTCATTTGCGCAAACGGGACGGCACGGACTATCCGGAGAGCCAGCGGTGGTGGATCTTCACCATCCTGATGTTTGTGGGCGGCTACTTCGGCGCCTTTACCTACACCATCCGGGGCGGCGTGTTCTGCAACGCCCAGACCGCCAACTTCGTGCTGTTCGCCATGGCGGCCGGCGACGCCCACTGGGGAAAGGCCCTGTACTATCTGATCCCCATGAGCGCCTATTTCCTGGGCGCCTTTTTGTCGGAGGCCGCCCGGACCTCCGACCGCTGGCGCCTGCCCACCCAGTGGGAGACGGTGCTGGTGGCCGTGGAGATGGCAGCTGTGTTCGTCCTGGGTCTGCTGCCGGAGACGGCGCCCTTCCAGATCTCCCAGGTGGCCATCAACTTCATCTGCTCCATGCAGTACAACACCTTCCGGGCGGCGGAGGGCGTTCCTATGGCCACCACCTTCTGCACCAACCACCTGCGCCAGACCGGCATCGCCTGCTGCATGGCCCTGCGGACCCGGGAGCGGCAGTACGTCCGGCGGAGCCTGTGCCACCTGGGGATGCTGGCGGTGTTCGTGCTGGGCGGTGTGCTGTCCACCGTGCTGTGCCGCCGGATCCAGGGCAAGGCCATCTGGGTGGCCCTGATCCCCCTGGCCTGGGTGCTGGCGGATCTGCTGTGGGCGGATCTGAAAACGGAGAGCGGCGCGCCGGGAGCCCTGTGA